The following proteins come from a genomic window of Bactrocera dorsalis isolate Fly_Bdor chromosome 6, ASM2337382v1, whole genome shotgun sequence:
- the LOC125779545 gene encoding uncharacterized protein LOC125779545, translating to MERFQASRPNAFPFVVGCLDGTHFKINTPKKDAISYYDRKGNYSIIMQGICDSTFRFLDVFIGYPGSCHDANVWKNCPIYKGITSGEIQLAKDAIILADSAYPLSKYLIAPYRDNGHLLREEKQFNYYLSSTRVFIEQAFGILRGKFKILNHIDIQNMEEVSKVVLACVILHNLIMRNNFNDSEINYPLENFEIFNENDAEMHENINDTNEGIIKRNNLKMLFVS from the exons ATGGAGCGTTTCCAAGCGAGCCGGCCGAATGCATTTCCTTTCGTAGTCGGCTGTTTGGATGggacacattttaaaataaacacacCGAAGAAGGATGCAATTAGCTACTATGACCGAAAGGGGAACTATTCCATTATTAtgcag GGCATATGCGACAGCACATTTCGTTTCTTGGATGTTTTTATCGGCTACCCAGGGAGCTGCCATGACGCCAACGTATGGAAAAACTGTCCGATATACAAAGGAATTACGTCTGGAGAGATACAACTTGCAAAAGATGCTATAATTTTAGCTGACTCAGCTTATcctctttcaaaatatttgatcgCGCCTTATAGAGATAATGGACATCTGTTGAGAGAGgagaaacaatttaattattatttaagttcAACTCGGGTATTCATTGAACAAGCTTTTGGGATTTTGAGGggaaagttcaaaattttaaatcatattgATATTCAAAATATGGAAGAGGTATCAAAAGTAGTATTAGCTTGtgtaattttgcataatttaataatgcggaacaattttaatgattctGAAATCAATTATCCAttggaaaatttcgaaatatttaatgaaaacgaTGCTGAAATGCATGAAAACATAAATGATACTAACGAAGGTATTatcaaaagaaataatttaaaaatgttgtttgtttcttaa